A stretch of the Pseudomonas helvetica genome encodes the following:
- the miaA gene encoding tRNA (adenosine(37)-N6)-dimethylallyltransferase MiaA codes for MSQLPPAIFLMGPTAAGKTDLAIELTKVLPCELISVDSALVYRGMDIGTAKPSKELLAEFPHRLIDILDPVEAYSAADFRRDALQAMAEITARGNIPLLVGGTMLYYKALLEGLADMPAADPQIRAEIEEEAARLGWQALHDQLAVIDPVSAARIHPNDPQRLSRALEVYRVSGQSMTEHRARQSAQSTEAGASGRPQLPYTVANLAIAPANRQVLHERIKQRFTQMLEQGFIDEVVALRKRSDLHAGLPSIRAVGYRQVWDYLDGKLTSAEMQERGIIATRQLAKRQFTWLRSWADLHWLDSLDCDNLPRALKYLGTVSILS; via the coding sequence AGCGATATTCCTGATGGGCCCGACCGCTGCGGGCAAGACCGATCTGGCTATCGAGCTGACCAAGGTCCTGCCGTGCGAGTTGATCAGCGTCGACTCGGCGCTGGTTTACCGCGGCATGGACATCGGCACGGCCAAGCCTTCGAAGGAACTGTTGGCCGAGTTTCCTCATCGGTTGATCGACATTCTTGATCCGGTCGAGGCCTATTCGGCGGCTGATTTTCGCCGGGATGCCCTGCAGGCCATGGCCGAGATCACCGCACGCGGCAATATTCCGCTGCTGGTCGGCGGCACAATGCTCTATTACAAGGCTTTGCTCGAAGGTCTGGCCGATATGCCAGCGGCCGATCCGCAGATCCGCGCTGAAATCGAGGAAGAGGCTGCACGCCTTGGCTGGCAAGCCCTGCACGATCAGTTGGCGGTCATTGATCCGGTGTCGGCAGCACGAATTCACCCCAATGACCCGCAGCGACTCAGTCGGGCGCTGGAAGTTTATCGGGTCAGCGGCCAGAGCATGACCGAACACCGCGCGCGACAATCTGCGCAAAGTACTGAAGCAGGCGCTTCGGGTCGCCCACAATTGCCCTATACTGTCGCGAACTTGGCTATCGCTCCGGCGAATCGTCAGGTACTGCATGAGCGTATTAAACAAAGATTCACACAAATGTTGGAACAGGGATTCATTGACGAGGTCGTAGCCCTGCGTAAAAGAAGTGACCTGCATGCCGGGTTGCCGTCTATACGCGCTGTAGGTTACCGACAAGTCTGGGATTACCTGGATGGCAAGCTGACGTCAGCCGAGATGCAGGAACGTGGGATCATTGCCACGCGCCAATTGGCGAAGCGCCAGTTCACCTGGCTACGCAGTTGGGCTGATTTACACTGGCTGGACAGCCTCGATTGCGACAATCTGCCACGCGCCTTGAAATACCTGGGAACGGTCTCCATATTGAGCTGA
- the hfq gene encoding RNA chaperone Hfq: MSKGHSLQDPYLNTLRKEKVGVSIYLVNGIKLQGTIESFDQFVILLKNTVSQMVYKHAISTVVPVRPIRLPSATESEQADAEPGNA, translated from the coding sequence ATGTCAAAAGGGCATTCGCTACAAGACCCTTACTTGAATACATTGCGTAAAGAGAAAGTGGGGGTTTCCATCTATCTGGTCAACGGAATCAAACTGCAAGGCACGATCGAGTCGTTCGACCAGTTCGTTATCCTGCTGAAAAACACCGTCAGCCAGATGGTCTACAAACACGCGATCTCTACAGTGGTGCCGGTTCGTCCAATTCGTCTGCCTAGCGCAACCGAATCCGAACAAGCTGACGCTGAGCCAGGTAACGCCTGA
- the hflX gene encoding ribosome rescue GTPase HflX, whose amino-acid sequence MFFERHGGGERTILVHLDGQDPEAREDPQEFQELAISAGAETVAFVNVPRHRPTAKYLIGSGKVEELRDQVKAEKVDLVIFNSVLTPSQERNLERVFECRVIDRTGLILDIFAQRARTHEGKLQVELAQLDYMSTRLVRGWTHLERQKGGIGLRGPGETQLETDRRLLRVRLRQIKGRLEKVRSQRDQARRGRQRADIPSVSLVGYTNAGKSTLFNSVTDSDVFAADQLFATLDPTLRRLELADLGPIVLADTVGFIRHLPHKLVEAFRATLEESSNSDLLLHVIDAHEPERMAQIEQVMAVLGEIGAQDLPILEVYNKLDLLEGVEPQIQRDADGKPQRVWLSARNGQGLDLLKQAIAELLGNDLFVGTLRLPQRFARLRAQFFALGAVQKEEHDEEGICLLAVRLPRVELNRLVSREGMQPLEFIEQHTLQ is encoded by the coding sequence TTGTTCTTTGAGCGCCACGGTGGTGGTGAACGAACCATTCTCGTTCACTTGGATGGTCAGGACCCTGAGGCGCGCGAAGATCCGCAGGAGTTTCAGGAGTTGGCAATTTCGGCCGGCGCCGAGACCGTCGCGTTTGTTAACGTGCCGCGTCATCGGCCAACCGCCAAATACCTGATTGGCAGTGGCAAGGTCGAGGAACTGCGCGACCAGGTCAAAGCCGAGAAGGTCGATCTGGTTATTTTCAATTCCGTCCTCACGCCCAGTCAGGAACGTAACCTCGAACGTGTTTTCGAGTGTCGCGTGATTGACCGTACCGGTCTGATTCTCGATATCTTCGCCCAACGCGCCCGCACCCATGAAGGCAAGCTCCAGGTCGAACTGGCCCAGCTTGATTACATGAGTACGCGACTGGTTCGCGGCTGGACTCACCTTGAGCGGCAGAAAGGCGGTATCGGTCTGCGCGGTCCGGGTGAAACCCAGCTGGAAACCGACCGGCGTCTCCTGCGGGTTCGCCTGCGGCAGATCAAGGGGCGTCTGGAAAAGGTCCGCAGCCAGCGGGACCAGGCTCGTCGTGGTCGTCAGCGTGCGGATATTCCTTCGGTTTCTCTGGTGGGTTATACCAACGCCGGCAAGTCGACGCTGTTCAACTCGGTCACCGATTCCGACGTGTTCGCGGCAGACCAGTTGTTCGCCACCCTCGACCCGACCTTGCGCCGGCTCGAACTCGCCGACCTCGGTCCAATCGTACTGGCCGACACTGTGGGCTTCATCCGTCACTTGCCGCACAAACTGGTCGAGGCATTTCGGGCTACGCTCGAAGAGTCGAGCAACTCTGACCTGCTGCTGCATGTGATCGACGCTCACGAGCCAGAACGCATGGCCCAGATCGAACAGGTCATGGCGGTGCTCGGCGAGATCGGTGCGCAAGACTTGCCGATCCTTGAGGTCTATAACAAACTCGATTTGCTCGAGGGCGTAGAGCCACAGATCCAGCGTGATGCCGACGGCAAGCCGCAACGGGTATGGTTGTCGGCGCGCAACGGTCAGGGTCTGGACCTGCTCAAGCAGGCGATTGCGGAATTGCTCGGCAACGATTTGTTCGTCGGCACCTTGCGCTTGCCGCAGCGTTTTGCTCGACTGCGTGCGCAGTTCTTTGCGCTCGGCGCTGTACAGAAAGAAGAACACGACGAAGAAGGCATCTGTTTGCTGGCCGTTCGTTTGCCGCGAGTCGAGCTCAATCGACTGGTGAGCCGCGAGGGAATGCAGCCGTTGGAATTCATCGAGCAACACACTTTGCAATAA
- the hflK gene encoding FtsH protease activity modulator HflK, which produces MAWNEPGGNSNNQDPWGGKRRNNGDRKGPPDLDEAFRKLQESLNGLFGGSKKRGDDGGGSGKGGGYGLLGIGLVVLAVVWLYSAVYVVDEQEQAVVLRFGKYYETVGPGLNIYFPPIDRKYMENVTRERAYTKQGQMLTEDENIVEVPLTVQYKITNLQDFVLNVDQPEISLQHATESALRHVVGSTAMDQVLTEGRELMASEIKERLQRFLDTYRTGITVTQVNVQSAAAPREVQEAFDDVIRAREDEQRSRNQAETYANGVVPEARGQAQRIIEDANGYRDETVSRAKGEADRFTKLVAEYRKAPEVTRQRLYLDTMQEVFSNTSKVLVTGNKNGQNNLLYLPLDKMIDSGRSGAAPVTSAAATSNEGHARSATDLQQPARTRESR; this is translated from the coding sequence ATGGCTTGGAATGAGCCGGGTGGCAACTCGAATAATCAGGATCCTTGGGGTGGTAAACGCCGCAATAATGGCGACCGCAAGGGGCCACCAGATCTCGACGAGGCCTTCCGAAAGCTGCAGGAAAGCCTGAATGGGTTGTTCGGTGGTAGTAAGAAACGCGGTGATGATGGCGGTGGTTCGGGCAAGGGCGGCGGTTACGGCCTGCTCGGCATCGGCCTTGTCGTGCTGGCGGTCGTCTGGCTGTACAGCGCGGTTTATGTCGTCGACGAGCAGGAGCAAGCCGTGGTGCTGCGCTTCGGCAAGTACTACGAAACCGTCGGGCCGGGCCTGAACATCTACTTCCCGCCGATCGATCGCAAGTACATGGAAAACGTCACGCGTGAGCGTGCCTACACCAAGCAGGGTCAAATGCTCACTGAAGACGAGAACATCGTCGAAGTGCCACTGACCGTGCAGTACAAGATCACCAATCTGCAGGACTTCGTGCTGAACGTCGATCAGCCGGAAATCAGTTTGCAACACGCGACCGAGAGTGCCTTGCGCCATGTGGTGGGTTCCACCGCCATGGACCAGGTGTTGACCGAAGGTCGTGAGTTGATGGCCAGCGAAATCAAGGAGCGTCTGCAACGCTTCCTCGATACCTATCGCACCGGTATCACCGTCACTCAGGTCAACGTTCAGAGCGCCGCTGCACCGCGTGAAGTCCAGGAAGCCTTCGATGACGTGATCCGCGCTCGTGAAGATGAGCAGCGTTCGCGCAACCAGGCTGAAACCTACGCCAACGGCGTCGTGCCGGAAGCCCGTGGTCAGGCCCAGCGCATCATTGAAGATGCCAACGGTTACCGCGACGAAACGGTATCGCGTGCCAAGGGTGAAGCGGATCGCTTTACCAAGCTGGTCGCCGAATATCGCAAGGCACCGGAAGTCACTCGTCAGCGTCTGTACCTGGACACGATGCAGGAAGTCTTCAGCAATACCAGCAAGGTTCTCGTGACCGGCAACAAGAATGGCCAGAACAATCTGCTGTACTTGCCGCTGGACAAGATGATCGACAGTGGTCGTAGTGGTGCAGCGCCGGTAACCAGCGCAGCCGCGACCAGCAATGAAGGGCACGCGCGCTCGGCAACTGATCTGCAGCAGCCGGCACGTACCAGGGAGAGTCGCTGA
- the hflC gene encoding protease modulator HflC, translating into MSNKSLIALIVGVVVAIAAWNCFYIVAQTERAVLLQFGRVVQTDVQPGLHVKVPYVNQVRKFDARLMTLDAPTQRFLTLEKKAVMVDAYAKWRVKDAERFYTATSGLKQIADERLSRRLESGLRDQFGKRTLHEVVSGERDALMADITASLNKMAEKELGIEVVDVRVKAIDLPKEVNRSVFERMSTEREREAREHRAKGNELAEGIRADADRQRRVLLAEAYRESEEVRGDGDAQAAAIYSKAYGQDQEFYGFYRSLRAYRESFANKTDVMVLDPSSDFFRYLEKAKP; encoded by the coding sequence ATGAGCAATAAATCGCTGATCGCCCTTATTGTCGGCGTCGTCGTGGCGATCGCTGCCTGGAACTGTTTCTACATCGTGGCTCAGACCGAGCGCGCGGTGCTGCTGCAGTTCGGGCGCGTGGTTCAGACTGATGTTCAGCCGGGCCTGCATGTGAAAGTGCCTTACGTTAACCAGGTGCGTAAATTCGACGCACGCCTGATGACGCTGGATGCACCGACACAGCGTTTCCTGACGCTGGAAAAGAAAGCCGTCATGGTTGATGCCTACGCCAAGTGGCGCGTCAAGGATGCCGAGCGTTTCTACACCGCGACTTCCGGCCTCAAGCAAATTGCAGACGAGCGCCTTTCGCGTCGCCTGGAATCGGGCCTGCGTGACCAGTTTGGCAAGCGCACCCTGCACGAAGTGGTTTCCGGTGAGCGTGATGCGCTGATGGCGGATATCACAGCTTCGCTGAACAAGATGGCGGAAAAAGAGCTGGGCATCGAAGTGGTCGATGTTCGGGTCAAGGCCATCGATCTGCCGAAGGAAGTGAACCGCAGCGTGTTCGAACGCATGAGCACCGAGCGTGAACGTGAAGCGCGCGAGCACCGTGCCAAGGGTAACGAGCTGGCCGAAGGCATCCGTGCCGACGCCGATCGTCAGCGCCGCGTACTGCTGGCTGAAGCCTATCGTGAATCTGAAGAGGTTCGCGGTGACGGTGATGCCCAGGCCGCAGCGATCTACTCCAAGGCCTACGGCCAGGATCAGGAGTTCTACGGTTTCTACCGTAGCCTGCGTGCCTACCGTGAAAGCTTCGCGAACAAAACCGACGTCATGGTTCTGGACCCAAGCAGCGACTTCTTCCGTTACCTGGAAAAAGCCAAGCCTTGA
- a CDS encoding ATP phosphoribosyltransferase regulatory subunit has product MATVDRWLLPDGIEEVLPPEAARIEVARRQVLDLFQSWGYEFVVTPHIEYLESLLTGAGQDLDLRTFKVIDPQSGRQMGFRADITPQVARIDAHTLRHEGPSRLCYAGSVLHAQPRALSTSRSPIQLGAELYGDASPSSDVEVISLMLAMLQLADVPDVHMDLGHVGIYRGLARAAGLSGEVEQQLFDALQRKAIDEVITLTEGLPADLSGMLRALVDLCGGREVLVAARQRLAKAPAPVLAALDDLLSIAERLSVRFPDLALYFDLGELRGYHYHTGVVFAVFVPGVGQSIAQGGRYDDIGADFGRARPATGFSTDLKTLVTLGRAEIELPTGGIWMPDSTDAALWQQVCQLRSEGQRVVQALPGQPLAAARDADCDRQLIQQNGLWQVLPLAS; this is encoded by the coding sequence ATGGCAACGGTAGACCGCTGGCTGCTGCCAGATGGCATCGAAGAAGTACTGCCACCAGAGGCGGCGCGCATTGAAGTCGCGCGTCGTCAGGTGTTGGATCTGTTCCAGAGCTGGGGTTACGAGTTCGTCGTGACCCCGCATATCGAGTACCTGGAATCCCTGCTGACTGGCGCAGGCCAGGACCTTGATCTGCGGACCTTCAAGGTCATCGACCCGCAATCGGGCCGGCAGATGGGTTTCCGTGCCGACATTACGCCGCAAGTGGCGCGCATCGATGCGCACACCTTGCGTCACGAAGGCCCGAGCCGTCTGTGCTACGCCGGTAGCGTGCTGCATGCGCAACCGCGGGCGTTGTCGACCTCGCGTAGCCCGATCCAGCTGGGCGCCGAGTTGTACGGCGATGCCAGCCCGAGCAGCGACGTGGAAGTCATCAGCCTGATGCTGGCCATGCTGCAACTGGCCGATGTGCCGGATGTGCACATGGATCTTGGCCATGTCGGCATCTACCGTGGCCTGGCGCGTGCCGCCGGTTTGTCCGGTGAGGTCGAGCAACAGTTGTTCGATGCCCTGCAACGCAAGGCCATCGATGAGGTCATTACCTTGACCGAAGGCCTGCCTGCCGATTTGTCGGGCATGCTGCGGGCACTGGTTGATCTGTGCGGCGGTCGTGAAGTGCTGGTTGCCGCTCGCCAACGCCTGGCCAAGGCGCCGGCGCCTGTTTTGGCGGCGCTGGACGACTTGCTGTCGATTGCCGAGCGTTTGTCCGTGCGTTTCCCGGATCTTGCGCTGTACTTCGATCTGGGCGAGTTGCGCGGTTATCACTATCACACCGGCGTGGTGTTCGCGGTATTCGTGCCGGGTGTTGGCCAGTCCATTGCTCAGGGCGGTCGTTACGACGACATCGGCGCCGACTTCGGTCGTGCCCGTCCGGCGACTGGCTTCTCTACCGATTTGAAAACCCTGGTGACCCTGGGGCGTGCTGAAATCGAGCTACCGACTGGCGGTATCTGGATGCCTGACAGTACGGATGCAGCACTCTGGCAGCAGGTTTGCCAGTTGCGCAGTGAGGGTCAGCGTGTCGTTCAGGCATTGCCTGGGCAACCATTGGCCGCCGCCCGTGATGCGGACTGCGACCGGCAATTGATTCAGCAGAACGGGCTTTGGCAAGTATTGCCGCTGGCTTCTTGA
- a CDS encoding adenylosuccinate synthase — MGKNVVVLGTQWGDEGKGKIVDLLTEHAAAVVRYQGGHNAGHTLVIDGEKTVLHLIPSGVLRDGVQCLIGNGVVVAPDALLREIIKLEEKGVPVRERLRISPSCPLILSYHVALDQAREKARGELKIGTTGRGIGPAYEDKVARRGLRIGDLFHRERFAAKLGELLDYHNFVLVNYYKEPAIDFQKTLDECMEYAELLKPMMLDVTAELHNLRRDGKDIMFEGAQGSLLDIDHGTYPYVTSSNTTAGGIATGSGFGPMYLDYILGITKAYTTRVGSGPFPTELFDDVGAFLAKRGHEFGATTGRARRCGWFDAVILRRAIDVNSISGLCLTKLDVLDGLETINICVGYKNQDGAVIDAPTDADSYIGLEPVYEEMPGWTESTLGAKTLEELPQAARNYIKRVEELVGAPIDIISTGPDRNETIVLRHPFA, encoded by the coding sequence ATGGGTAAGAATGTCGTAGTCCTGGGCACCCAATGGGGTGATGAGGGCAAAGGCAAGATCGTTGATCTGCTGACCGAACATGCTGCCGCCGTAGTGCGCTACCAAGGTGGCCACAACGCTGGCCACACGCTGGTGATCGACGGCGAAAAAACCGTCTTGCACCTGATCCCGTCGGGCGTGCTGCGCGATGGCGTGCAGTGCCTGATCGGCAACGGCGTGGTGGTTGCACCTGACGCCCTGCTGCGCGAGATCATCAAGCTGGAAGAGAAGGGCGTACCGGTGCGCGAGCGCCTGCGTATCAGCCCTTCCTGCCCGTTGATCCTGTCTTACCACGTAGCGCTGGACCAGGCTCGTGAAAAAGCCCGTGGCGAGCTGAAGATCGGCACCACCGGTCGTGGCATCGGCCCGGCCTACGAAGACAAGGTTGCACGTCGTGGCCTGCGCATCGGTGATCTGTTCCACCGCGAGCGTTTCGCCGCCAAGCTGGGCGAGTTGCTGGACTACCACAACTTCGTACTGGTCAATTACTACAAAGAGCCGGCCATCGACTTCCAGAAAACTCTGGATGAGTGCATGGAATACGCCGAGCTGCTGAAGCCGATGATGCTCGACGTCACCGCCGAACTGCATAACCTGCGTCGCGACGGCAAAGACATCATGTTCGAAGGCGCCCAAGGCTCCCTGCTGGACATCGACCACGGTACCTACCCGTACGTCACCAGCTCCAACACCACCGCTGGCGGCATCGCGACCGGTTCGGGTTTTGGCCCGATGTACCTGGATTACATCCTCGGCATCACCAAGGCTTACACCACTCGCGTGGGTTCGGGCCCGTTCCCGACCGAGCTGTTCGACGACGTTGGTGCGTTCCTGGCCAAGCGTGGCCATGAATTCGGTGCTACCACCGGTCGTGCCCGTCGTTGCGGCTGGTTCGACGCCGTCATCCTGCGTCGCGCCATCGACGTCAACAGCATCTCGGGCCTGTGCCTGACCAAGCTGGACGTGCTGGACGGTCTTGAGACCATCAACATCTGCGTGGGCTACAAAAACCAGGATGGTGCAGTGATCGACGCACCGACCGACGCCGACAGCTACATCGGTCTTGAGCCGGTGTACGAAGAAATGCCGGGCTGGACTGAGTCGACCCTGGGCGCCAAGACCCTGGAAGAGCTGCCTCAGGCTGCTCGCAACTACATCAAGCGCGTCGAAGAGTTGGTCGGTGCACCGATCGACATTATTTCGACGGGCCCGGACCGCAACGAGACCATCGTTCTGCGTCACCCGTTTGCTTGA
- a CDS encoding methyl-accepting chemotaxis protein, with translation MSAVLSLLQSRLLRPVFVTLGIALLVQVLVAVALTRSTVTALEADLGNRLGVDSQKLSGELEQAGREVTSSLDNLSTSTRQRLTAGLSSRLKDEQAQLRAALEKDLKDSANDMAQLLASVAPRAMWDSDVPTLSEFARRAQRNPNVLFVVYDDATGQHLTRYLNRENPINQALLEKGQGERALDKVLDAAKHDPSVYYLEASINPNGVEIGKVLMGVSTASVETDLVALDKRFSALIASSDQLVGDSLKGAAADSATAMRSRLQSAQSTASEMKANTTNTVQEAAATLRWRIGMALALVGFGVLLLLAVVLGRRVVNRLKLLIAAMEDLAAGDGDLTKRVQINSKDEIGDMASAVNRFVDKLQPIVREAGDVAQRTGVEIGAMSKRNAGADAAAKSQRDEVAESLRALSQMADEAQAESHAMQAALQQVVDIRQATDENTRTSAQVGSLIEALAGQVDTGAKVIERLAQQSEQIEVVLEVIHGIAEQTNLLALNAAIEAARAGETGRGFAVVADEVRALASKTQSSTGDIQAHIGALQQGAREAVAAIGQAGRQASEGLLVLRDSARLQQSVQVSVEQVHAAIGLATQAAAHQAKGAHAVRGRVETIHAQAERAAQAVVETTASGKVLDSLAAQLKASLGQFRA, from the coding sequence GTGTCGGCCGTTCTCTCACTGTTACAAAGCCGTTTGTTGCGGCCCGTGTTCGTTACCCTTGGTATCGCCCTGTTGGTGCAAGTGTTGGTGGCTGTCGCACTGACCCGGAGCACAGTGACCGCATTGGAAGCTGATTTGGGCAATCGTCTCGGCGTCGATAGCCAGAAGCTCTCTGGCGAACTCGAACAGGCCGGGCGTGAAGTCACCTCAAGTCTTGATAACCTCTCCACCAGTACCCGTCAGCGCCTGACCGCCGGTCTGTCCTCACGACTCAAGGACGAGCAGGCGCAACTGCGTGCGGCCCTGGAAAAGGACCTGAAGGACTCGGCCAATGACATGGCTCAGCTCCTGGCGTCGGTCGCGCCCCGCGCGATGTGGGACAGCGACGTTCCAACGCTGTCCGAATTCGCCCGTCGGGCCCAGCGCAATCCGAACGTACTGTTCGTGGTGTATGACGACGCCACCGGCCAGCACCTGACCCGCTATCTGAACCGGGAAAACCCGATCAACCAGGCCCTTTTGGAAAAAGGCCAGGGTGAGCGGGCGCTGGATAAAGTGCTGGATGCGGCGAAACACGATCCTTCGGTCTACTACCTCGAAGCCTCGATCAACCCCAATGGCGTGGAAATCGGCAAGGTGCTGATGGGGGTCTCCACGGCGTCGGTGGAAACAGACCTGGTAGCCCTCGACAAGCGCTTCTCGGCGCTGATCGCCAGCAGTGATCAGCTGGTCGGCGACAGCCTCAAGGGCGCTGCAGCTGATAGCGCCACGGCCATGCGCTCGCGTTTGCAGTCGGCGCAGTCCACGGCCAGCGAAATGAAAGCCAATACCACCAACACCGTTCAGGAAGCGGCGGCGACCTTGCGCTGGCGGATCGGCATGGCGCTGGCGCTGGTCGGCTTTGGTGTCTTGCTGCTGCTGGCGGTCGTGCTTGGGCGGCGGGTGGTCAATCGCCTGAAGCTGTTGATCGCGGCAATGGAGGATCTGGCCGCGGGTGATGGCGACCTGACCAAGCGCGTGCAGATCAACAGCAAAGATGAAATCGGTGACATGGCGTCGGCGGTCAACCGCTTTGTGGATAAGTTGCAGCCGATCGTTCGCGAGGCGGGTGATGTGGCCCAGCGCACCGGTGTGGAAATCGGTGCCATGAGCAAGCGCAATGCCGGCGCCGATGCGGCGGCGAAATCCCAGCGCGATGAAGTGGCGGAGAGCTTGCGTGCCTTGTCGCAAATGGCTGACGAGGCGCAGGCCGAAAGCCACGCGATGCAGGCGGCGTTGCAACAGGTGGTGGATATTCGTCAAGCAACGGATGAAAACACTCGCACCTCGGCGCAGGTTGGCAGCTTGATCGAAGCCTTGGCTGGACAAGTCGATACCGGGGCCAAAGTCATCGAGCGTCTGGCGCAGCAGAGCGAGCAGATTGAAGTGGTGCTCGAGGTGATTCACGGGATCGCCGAGCAGACCAACTTGCTGGCACTGAACGCGGCGATCGAAGCGGCGAGGGCGGGTGAGACCGGGCGTGGTTTTGCGGTGGTGGCCGATGAAGTGCGGGCGCTGGCCAGCAAGACTCAAAGCTCGACTGGCGACATTCAGGCGCACATCGGGGCGTTGCAACAAGGCGCTCGCGAGGCCGTAGCGGCGATCGGGCAGGCGGGGCGTCAGGCCAGCGAAGGTTTGCTGGTATTGCGCGACAGTGCGCGCTTGCAGCAATCGGTGCAGGTTTCCGTCGAGCAGGTGCATGCGGCCATCGGTCTGGCGACTCAGGCCGCAGCTCATCAGGCCAAAGGTGCGCACGCGGTGCGTGGGCGGGTCGAGACCATTCATGCTCAGGCCGAGCGTGCGGCGCAGGCGGTGGTGGAAACTACAGCCAGCGGCAAGGTGCTGGACAGCCTGGCGGCGCAGCTGAAAGCGAGCCTGGGGCAGTTTCGGGCTTAA
- a CDS encoding iron ABC transporter permease, giving the protein MSASLSASASRGGYVPRRKRPSIWLLLPVLLLVCLSLLPLLYVGLKAWQAGWAQALHLLWRPYVFGLLRNTLLLMVGVTVACAIIGLSLAWLLERSNLPGRRLWGVILCLPFAVPAFVSSFTWVSLSASFEGLGGAILVMTLSKYPLVFLPVAATLRNLDPALEESARTLGQNRWGVFFKITLPLLWPSLLAGSLLIALHMLVEFGALSIIGLQTFTTAIYQQFELEFSNANAAMLSAVLLALCLILLWLELRVRGKGRHVRIGQGAARHAEQVRLGAWSAAGQLYCLALAIIGSGIPLGMLAYWLAVGSSAAFPVAAISEALLSSLALSLGGAALCLVLAVPVGLLVVRYKGRLALWAERLPYLLHALPGLVIALTLVYFALHYVPALYQTSGLLLIAYALLFLPLAQAPIRTALNKAAPQLEEAARTLGASSLSAFVRVTLPIIFPALGAAFALVFLDAMKELTATLLLSPTGLNTLATEVWAHTANVEFAAAAPYAALLILVSGLPVYLLTTRMYLSR; this is encoded by the coding sequence ATGAGTGCATCGCTGAGCGCCTCCGCATCACGCGGGGGTTATGTGCCACGGCGTAAACGACCATCGATCTGGCTGTTGTTGCCGGTATTGCTATTGGTCTGCCTGAGCCTGCTGCCGCTGTTGTATGTCGGGCTCAAAGCCTGGCAAGCCGGCTGGGCGCAAGCACTGCATCTGCTGTGGCGGCCGTATGTGTTTGGCCTGTTGCGCAATACGCTGCTGCTGATGGTCGGCGTGACGGTTGCCTGCGCGATCATCGGCCTGTCGCTGGCCTGGCTGCTGGAACGCAGCAACTTGCCGGGTCGGCGCCTGTGGGGCGTGATCCTCTGCCTGCCGTTCGCCGTACCGGCCTTCGTCAGCAGCTTCACCTGGGTGTCCCTGAGCGCCAGCTTCGAAGGCCTGGGCGGGGCGATTCTGGTGATGACCCTGTCCAAGTACCCGCTGGTGTTTCTGCCGGTGGCAGCGACGTTGCGCAATCTCGACCCGGCACTGGAAGAGTCCGCCCGAACCCTGGGACAGAACCGCTGGGGCGTATTCTTCAAGATCACCCTGCCCCTGCTCTGGCCTTCGCTGCTGGCCGGGTCGTTACTGATTGCCCTGCACATGCTGGTGGAGTTCGGCGCGCTGTCGATCATCGGCCTGCAAACCTTCACTACCGCGATCTATCAGCAGTTCGAGCTGGAGTTCAGCAACGCCAACGCGGCGATGCTTTCGGCAGTGCTGCTTGCGCTGTGCCTGATTCTGCTGTGGCTGGAGCTGCGGGTTCGCGGCAAAGGTCGGCATGTACGAATCGGCCAAGGCGCGGCGCGTCATGCCGAACAGGTTCGGCTGGGCGCATGGTCTGCGGCCGGGCAGCTCTATTGCCTGGCGCTGGCGATCATCGGCAGCGGAATTCCGCTGGGAATGTTGGCGTACTGGCTGGCTGTCGGCTCTTCGGCCGCTTTCCCGGTGGCGGCGATCAGCGAAGCCTTGCTCTCGTCACTGGCGTTGTCGTTGGGCGGCGCAGCGCTATGCCTGGTGCTGGCAGTGCCGGTTGGCTTGCTGGTGGTTCGCTATAAGGGTCGCCTGGCGCTGTGGGCCGAGCGCCTGCCGTATCTGCTGCATGCGCTGCCAGGATTGGTAATCGCGCTGACGCTGGTGTACTTCGCCCTGCACTATGTGCCGGCGCTATATCAGACCTCGGGCTTGCTGCTGATCGCCTATGCGTTGTTGTTCCTGCCGCTGGCCCAGGCGCCGATTCGTACGGCGCTGAACAAGGCGGCACCGCAACTCGAAGAAGCAGCGCGGACGCTCGGCGCTTCGTCGCTCAGCGCCTTTGTGCGGGTGACGCTGCCGATCATCTTCCCGGCGCTGGGTGCCGCGTTTGCGCTGGTGTTTCTGGATGCGATGAAGGAGCTGACGGCAACGCTGCTGCTGAGTCCGACCGGGCTCAACACCTTGGCCACAGAGGTGTGGGCACACACCGCGAATGTCGAGTTCGCGGCAGCGGCGCCTTATGCGGCGCTGTTGATTCTGGTGTCGGGATTGCCCGTCTATCTACTCACGACGCGGATGTATTTGAGCCGCTGA